ATCAGCAAATCAATAAAAATCACTATCATCAACAGCCAGAACACCAGCACCGGGATCTCGCCCATCCACGGAAAAAAGAAACCCAGCAAAAACAACACAACGCTGCCTGCAAGGCAGGCAAATAGCCTGTTGCCTAAAAACAAATCCTTATAAAACAGTCCGAACAGTTTTTTCACGGTGGAATCTTAGCGGGGCACTTCCAGTTTTTGTATAATTTGTGCTATCACCTCATCAGGTGTAACACCTTCCATTTCCTTATCGGGCGTAAGTACAATGCGGTGCCTCAACACCGGGGTTGCTACGTAAATGATATCTTCGGGCGTAACAAAATCACGCCCCCTGATAGCTGCCAGTGCCTTAGCGGCATTAATAATGGCCAGCGATGCACGCGGAGAGCCGCCAAGCTGTAAGGCTTTGCTGTTACGGGTTTCGTGAACTATTTTGGCTACAAACTCCAGTAGTTTTGTTTCAACATGCAATGCCCTTACCTGCTGCCTTACCACAACAATATCGGTCGACGAGAGCACCGGCTGAATCCGGCTTAGCTGATCCACATTTTTTTGTTGATGCTGTTGGGCTATAATGGTAATTTCTTCGGCAAGGGTAGGGTATTTGATCTCTATTTTAAATAAAAACCTGTCAAGCTGCGCTTCAGGTAAACGGTAGGTACCTTCGTGCTCAACCGGGTTTTGGGTGGCCAGTACTGTAAATGGTTCGCCCATGGGGTAGCGGTGCCCGTCAATAGTAAGCTGCCGTTCTTCCATCACCTCAAACAAGGCCGATTGGGTTTTGGCAGGTGCACGGTTAATTTCATCTATCAGAATGATATTGCCAAAAATTGGCCCCTGCTTAAATTCAAACTCCGTTGTTTTGGGGTTGAATACCGAAGTGCCCAGGATATCTGATGGCATCAAATCGGGCGTAAACTGGATACGCGAATAGCTGGCATCAATAGCCTTGGCAATCAGCTTGGCAGTTAGGGTTTTGGCCACGCCGGGTACACCCTCAATCAGGATATGCCCGTCGGCCAGGATGCCCGCTATCAGCAAATCAATCGATTCGTGCTGGCCAACTATTATTTTAGCCAAGGTGGCCTTTATTTGTTCAACCGCTGTATGTAGTTTACTCAGGTCTGTTCTTTGTTCAAAAAATTCGTTTTCCATGTTCTACCTGGATTTGATATAAAATTGTTCAATAAGGTGGTTTAGTCTGATCAGTTCATGATCGGTAATATGTCCGTGCGTGCTTACAAAGTAAAGCGCGGTGGTAAGTTCCTGTATAAATGTAAGCTCAATGCCTGTTTTTTGCGATAAGGCTTCCATAAACTCCTTATCAAGTTTGCTTGTATTGATCTTGTATTTTTCGCGGATATGTCCTAACAGGTAAATTGTTTTTTTATGGGCGATATTAGCATTATTCCGTTTTTCATAATATACCTGGCCAACCACGTTCACAAACTCCAGCGTGGTGTTTTGCAACGGCTCGATAACCGGGATGATCCTTTGCCTGCGTTTAACCTCGTATATCACAAAAAGCAACAAACTGAAAATTGCGAGATAATAAGCCCACTGCAATGATGGATTATTAAAAAATACCCGCATAGGCGATTCATCCTCCGGGATATCGCCGTTTTGAAACTGATCCCAGTAAACATTTTTTGCCGGCGGCAGGTAGGATAACGCTTTTTGCGCATAGTCGGCCCCCTGCGGTGTTAATAGGCTATAATTGGTAAAAACAAGCGGTGTTGAACATAGCACCAGTTGCCCCTTGCCAAACTTATAACTTAAAAGTGTACTATGCTCATAATGGTTCATGCCCAGCACCACGGCTTTTGCGGTATCGTACGAATCAAAATACTGGTTGGTTATATCCCGGTTAAACTTATAATCCGCAGCGCGCTTAAGTTTATTATTTACAAAGTTGATCGACGTATTTTTCGATGCATACTCGGCCCTCGAACTGATGTTCAGCGTATCGGCTATCTGTCCCCGCCAGTCAAATGCCGACATAAAAACAGTATTGCCAGCGTTTATATACTTCAGCATAGCCTCCACATCAAACTTGTTTAGCGTGATGCTTTTGGCCAATATAATGTAGGTACCCTTTCCCAAACTATTGCCGTGAAAGGCGTTATATATCGATTTATTGGTATTGATAACCTGCGCACCGGGGTTAATTTGCTTTAACTGATCATACAGAATATAAGTGCCGAACGGCACTTTATCCTTATAGTACATGGTTGTTTGCCAGTTGATATCATCCGGCCTGTTGTACAACGAAACAAGGTATACGCCCAACAGCAGGCAACCGATAGTGATGTATATTTTGAGATCTTTCATTATATACTCTTTTTAAAATCGGTGAATGCTGTGTTTATTTTATTAAATGCCTGCGCGTTGATGGCAAACTCGCCGTACCATACGTATTCAAACTGCAGGGTAAGGGTTTTAAAAAAGCGCTTTTGCTCGCTATTGCTCAACTCATCAATATAGGCGTTGTTTGTTTTTTCGGGCTGCCATTTAATCAGGTCGGCATCGCTTAAATGCTTTAAGCTGCGCAGGTAAAGTAACCTTACCGCCAAACGATAATTATGCTGTGCTATGGCCTTTTCAATTTCGTCATCGAAGTTAATTTCGTGGATATCCTCAAACAATTCAGAATACTCCAGGTTGGCCGATGCCGGCTTGCGCCTGAAAACATTCAGCATATCTATCCCCGCCAGCTTTAACGACAGAAATACAACCCCGGCTAAACCACCAATTATTAAAAGGTATTTAAGCACATAACCAAAAACAACCCAGAACTTACTTACGTTGGTGCCAATTTTGATGGGTTTAAACAAGCTTTTAAGCCAGTTCCAAAAGCGCCGCCACAACGATGGGCTGCTTTCTACGGTATCGTTGTATTGAAATTCGGGCTGCTTTTTTAATGCCTGTATCTTTACGGTATCAAAATACCTCACGGCAATGGCAGCGGTATCCTTTTTCATTATCAAAGGGACAGCAGGTGCCGCTTTTTTGATAATTTTAGGCAGCAGCTTAACCTGCTTACCGGCAGGCTGCGCACCGTGGGCCATATTAAAAGCCAATAAAAAAGCTATTATACTAAACAGGCGGGGCATATTAATATTCCTCGGCAGGTAAATCATTCTCCGGCTTAATTTCGCCCAGTTTGCTAATCCGCTCAAGCAGGTTGGTGCCCTCTTTGCTTTCGGTTAAATTAAAATAGCACAGGCTAATGGTTACTATAGGGATGATCAAAAACACCAAACACAAATGCTGTAAAACTACTGTAAGCACCGATGCCGTCATCGAAAGGTTGGTACCTTTTTGCGGGTGCATCACCATGCCTATAACATTAAACAACGCTGCCGGTAGTGTGATGGCCGTGATACAGGCGTAAATAATGATCCAGGTTACAAGCAAAATACCAAAGGTTAACCACCAGTTATCTTTAATCAGCGTGAAACAGCGGTTAAAGGCATAGCCAAAGCTCGCATTTTCAAATACAATGATCGGGAATATTAAGGCGAATATCGGTGCCAGGTAAACACCCGGGATAAAACAAAATACAAAGCCGATTACCAAAAGGATGTTTGAAACAAATGATGCACCCAAAATACGCCAGAAATAATATTTAATGTATCCCCAAACTTCTTCGGTAGTGGGTGGCAGATTACCTTTTTCTTTATATATGGCTACATAACTAAAGGTTGTTACCTTTAAAACCGTTAGCGTTATCATGTAAAGTAAAATGGTTATAAAATACTCAATGCCAAATCTTTCAAAAAAAGAAGAACCATAATCAAGATTGGCCACCGGGCCGGGGGCCATAACACCATTGGCTAAATTGACCATTTTCATCTGGAAAAAAACGGCACTTATGGTACCGGCCACCAGGAAAAAGCCGCTAAAAACAAAAAATGCTTTGAATAAAGGCTTTATATTTTGTTTAACAAAAGTAAAGGTATCGCTTATGGTTTCGCTAAAATCGCGTGTTTTGGCAAGCTCAACAGGAGGTTTCATTTAAGGTTTGGGTTTTTATAAAGTTTATTAGGGTATATAATTACGTACCAGATGATAAACACCAGGCTCGCAGATAAAATGCTTACACTAAGCCACAATGGCATTTCGGTGTGCCGGGTAACAAAGCCCTCAAAAAAGGCCGCTACTATTAATATTGGAATAATCCCCACTGCAATTTTCATGGCATCCTTAGCCCCCCTTTTTAACGACTCAAAACGTTTAAAGGTTTTGGGAAACAGGAAGCTATTGCCTAAAATAATGCCGGCAGCGCCTGCAATAATTATCGCCGAAATCTCCAGTGTACCGTGAATCCAGATTACAAGTACCGATTGCACACCAAGGCCTTTACTAAAAAAATAGTACTGGAATGAGCCCAGCATAATACCGTTGCGAAACAAAAAGAACACTGAGCCGACAGAAAATATAATGCCGCTTACAAAGGTAACCAGCGAAACATAAATGTTATTGGCGGCTATACCAAAAAACATCAGCAATTCGTTTTGCCCTTTGTATACGCCAAACGGATCGCCTTTGGCTATGTTGGCATTGGTCATGTCGATATAGTTATCGCCCATAATCAGCCTCACAAAATTCTCATCATATTTTGCCGATAAGGCTCCGATAAGGCAGAAAACAAAAAAAAACAAAAAAGCATACAACAGCTGTCTTTGATATTTTTTAAACAGCAGCGGTAATTCATATTTCCAGAAAGTAAGGAAACGGTTGCTTTTTTCTCCCTTATTTTTGTAAATGGATTGGTGAAGCCCCGCAGCAAGACCATTAAGGTAAATTGTTGTTTTTGATTTGGGATAAAAGGTTTTGGCATAAGCCAGATCATCGGTAATCTGGATAAAACGATCTGCCAGTTCATCCGGGTCATCAGTGGGTGATTGTTCAAAACTACGCCATTTGGCTTTGTTTTGCTTAACAAAAAGTGGCTCGCGCATTCAGTGACAGGTCATTAAATATTTTGTTAAAATAATCACAAAAGATGTATCTGGCAACTAAAAAAAGCATATTATAGCGTATAAATTTATAATTGCATGGATACCATCAGGATAACCACCAGCCAAAATATTGATATTGACTATGAAGTTGCCGGCGTTGGCGAACGAATACTTGCGCATATAATTGATATGGCGTTGTTTATAGTGATAATGCTTGCCGTTGTTTTAATAGGCCCCGCATTGGGCAGCTTATCTAAAGTTGCACTTATTGTAATGATAGCCGTTTATGCCGGTTTGTTTGTGTTTTACGATTTGATTTGCGAAATAAGCATGAACGGCCAAAGCGTAGGCAAAAAAATAATGAAGATTAAAGTGATCAGCTTAAATGGCAGCCGCCCTTCGGTAGGGCAATACCTTTTGCGCTGGTTATTCAGGATAGTTGATTTTACCTTAACCTCCGGCATTTGCGGGTTAATTTGCGTTATAGTTTCTGATAATAAGCAGCGTGTTGGCGATATGGTTGCAGGCACTACTCTTATTCGCACAGTACCGCGCACAAAAATGGATAATATTGTATTCACTACCCCCGAAGAAGATAGTTATCAGCCCGTTTTCCCTGCCGTAGCCCAGTTAGCAGATAAAGATATTGAACTGGTGAGCGAAGTGATCAACACATACATCAAAACACGTAACCCCGTTGTGGTTTATAACATGGCCGAGCGGATAAAAAGCCACATAGGCGTTACCCCGCCCGAGGGCATGAACGATATGCTGTTTTTACAAACCGTTATTAAAGACTATAGCCACATTATTGCTCAGGCCGAAAGTTTGTAGTGAGCGTACAGGTGGTACATTTTAACACCATAGCTGACCAATACAATGTAGCCCACAATTATAAATAAAGTTTTTTTTACTGCATATTTCCGGGTATCCAGTTTAAAAAAGCCATCGGCAATGCCATAGGCAAAAAACAGCAGCAGGGGTATTGTTGGGGGATATAACAGGAAGCTTTTTTGAACATTGCCCTGGATAAGAGCAATTACCGAGCGCTGGAAACCGCAGCCGGGGCAGTCAATACCGGTAAGGTATTTAAAGGGGCAGGGTAATAAATGATTTTGCAGCCAGTGAATAAAGCTTAACCGGCTGCAAAATACATGTATCATCATACAATTTAACCACATTATTAGCTTTGTGGTGAATTTGGATTAAATGGATCTTTATAATCTAAAGATGGGTCATACGGACGGAAACCACCAGCCTCTTTAGCCGACGGACCTAAATACCTGTAGCTGCCAAAGCCCAATATCGGGTAAAATATAAGTGGCAAAAGCAATAAGCCTATAGTAAACCCCTCGCTTTGCCCATAGCTTTTGCTCAATAAATTTGTTGCCCAGATATAAAATATCAGGGAAGTACAAGGAAATATAATCAGGAATACCCACCAGATAGGTTTGCCAACAATCTCCAGCAATACTATGGTGCTGTAAATAGGAATAAGTGAAGCCCATCCCGGTTTACCGGCTTTTTCAAATACTTTCCATTTACCGATGATGGAGATAATTGTTACAACAATCCAGGGTATTAAAAACATACCCAACATAGCAGCAATAATACTACCCGACATGTCGGCAGAAGAAGAGGTGTAAGAATCCATAAGGTTTTGTTTAGTGTTTAAGTTTTAAGGTTATTATTTGTTTAAGTTCATTGCAAATTAGAAAATATTTCTGTCAAAACTATTGTGCACAACGTATTTATTACAGAACCGGCAATTGTAAATTATAGTTAATTTTACCCCCGATGCAAAGAGAACAGATTTCGGTTTTTGATATGTTTAAGATAGGCATAGGCCCTTCAAGCTCACATACGCTTGGACCCTGGCGTGCCGCGCAACAGTTTGTACAATCGCTTGAACAGCAGGGGCTGTTGCCGATGGTACAACAGGCTAAGATCTTGCTATATGGCTCATTAGCAAAAACAGGCGTTGGCCACGGTACAGATATAGCCATTTTACTCGGACTAAGCGGCGATGATCCGGTTACCTTCGAGGTTGACCAGGTAACACCCAAAATTGCGCATATCAAATCGTCGCATCAATTAATACTTGGCGGCGTATTGCCGGTAAGCTTTTATGCTGATGATGATCTGCTGTTCCTTTTTAACGAGAGCCTCCCCTATCACCCCAATGCAGTAACCTTCCAGGCTTTTTTAAATAACGGCAAGGCAATATCCGAAACCTATTATTCTATAGGTGGCGGCTTTGTGGTAAAGGACGGCGCTTCGGGCCAAACGAGGGCTGAGGTTGATTTGCCCTTCCCTATCGATACCGCTTCCGAACTTTTACATTGGTGTATGAAAACCGGTCTGCGTATCTCAGAAGTGGTTGCCGAAAACGAACTGGCCTGGCGTAGTGAACAGGAAACCCGCACCGGCGTTTTGAATATTTTCAGGGTGCTGAAAGAGTGTATTTACCGTGGCTGCCATACCACCGGGCAATTACCCGGCGGCTTAAACGTGGCCAGGCGTGCGGCTAAACTTAACGCAAGGCTTATCGGCAATAATAAATACAATAACTACGAGGAGTGGGTTGCAGCCATCCGCAACACCGGTGATGGCTTTAAAAATACATTAGATTGGGTAAGTTGTTTCGCCCTGGCAG
The sequence above is a segment of the Mucilaginibacter celer genome. Coding sequences within it:
- a CDS encoding AAA family ATPase, which gives rise to MENEFFEQRTDLSKLHTAVEQIKATLAKIIVGQHESIDLLIAGILADGHILIEGVPGVAKTLTAKLIAKAIDASYSRIQFTPDLMPSDILGTSVFNPKTTEFEFKQGPIFGNIILIDEINRAPAKTQSALFEVMEERQLTIDGHRYPMGEPFTVLATQNPVEHEGTYRLPEAQLDRFLFKIEIKYPTLAEEITIIAQQHQQKNVDQLSRIQPVLSSTDIVVVRQQVRALHVETKLLEFVAKIVHETRNSKALQLGGSPRASLAIINAAKALAAIRGRDFVTPEDIIYVATPVLRHRIVLTPDKEMEGVTPDEVIAQIIQKLEVPR
- a CDS encoding DUF4350 domain-containing protein, whose translation is MKDLKIYITIGCLLLGVYLVSLYNRPDDINWQTTMYYKDKVPFGTYILYDQLKQINPGAQVINTNKSIYNAFHGNSLGKGTYIILAKSITLNKFDVEAMLKYINAGNTVFMSAFDWRGQIADTLNISSRAEYASKNTSINFVNNKLKRAADYKFNRDITNQYFDSYDTAKAVVLGMNHYEHSTLLSYKFGKGQLVLCSTPLVFTNYSLLTPQGADYAQKALSYLPPAKNVYWDQFQNGDIPEDESPMRVFFNNPSLQWAYYLAIFSLLLFVIYEVKRRQRIIPVIEPLQNTTLEFVNVVGQVYYEKRNNANIAHKKTIYLLGHIREKYKINTSKLDKEFMEALSQKTGIELTFIQELTTALYFVSTHGHITDHELIRLNHLIEQFYIKSR
- a CDS encoding DUF4129 domain-containing protein, whose protein sequence is MPRLFSIIAFLLAFNMAHGAQPAGKQVKLLPKIIKKAAPAVPLIMKKDTAAIAVRYFDTVKIQALKKQPEFQYNDTVESSPSLWRRFWNWLKSLFKPIKIGTNVSKFWVVFGYVLKYLLIIGGLAGVVFLSLKLAGIDMLNVFRRKPASANLEYSELFEDIHEINFDDEIEKAIAQHNYRLAVRLLYLRSLKHLSDADLIKWQPEKTNNAYIDELSNSEQKRFFKTLTLQFEYVWYGEFAINAQAFNKINTAFTDFKKSI
- a CDS encoding stage II sporulation protein M, with the translated sequence MREPLFVKQNKAKWRSFEQSPTDDPDELADRFIQITDDLAYAKTFYPKSKTTIYLNGLAAGLHQSIYKNKGEKSNRFLTFWKYELPLLFKKYQRQLLYAFLFFFVFCLIGALSAKYDENFVRLIMGDNYIDMTNANIAKGDPFGVYKGQNELLMFFGIAANNIYVSLVTFVSGIIFSVGSVFFLFRNGIMLGSFQYYFFSKGLGVQSVLVIWIHGTLEISAIIIAGAAGIILGNSFLFPKTFKRFESLKRGAKDAMKIAVGIIPILIVAAFFEGFVTRHTEMPLWLSVSILSASLVFIIWYVIIYPNKLYKNPNLK
- a CDS encoding RDD family protein produces the protein MDTIRITTSQNIDIDYEVAGVGERILAHIIDMALFIVIMLAVVLIGPALGSLSKVALIVMIAVYAGLFVFYDLICEISMNGQSVGKKIMKIKVISLNGSRPSVGQYLLRWLFRIVDFTLTSGICGLICVIVSDNKQRVGDMVAGTTLIRTVPRTKMDNIVFTTPEEDSYQPVFPAVAQLADKDIELVSEVINTYIKTRNPVVVYNMAERIKSHIGVTPPEGMNDMLFLQTVIKDYSHIIAQAESL
- a CDS encoding DUF2752 domain-containing protein, translated to MMIHVFCSRLSFIHWLQNHLLPCPFKYLTGIDCPGCGFQRSVIALIQGNVQKSFLLYPPTIPLLLFFAYGIADGFFKLDTRKYAVKKTLFIIVGYIVLVSYGVKMYHLYAHYKLSA
- a CDS encoding DUF5684 domain-containing protein; its protein translation is MDSYTSSSADMSGSIIAAMLGMFLIPWIVVTIISIIGKWKVFEKAGKPGWASLIPIYSTIVLLEIVGKPIWWVFLIIFPCTSLIFYIWATNLLSKSYGQSEGFTIGLLLLPLIFYPILGFGSYRYLGPSAKEAGGFRPYDPSLDYKDPFNPNSPQS
- a CDS encoding L-serine ammonia-lyase, which translates into the protein MQREQISVFDMFKIGIGPSSSHTLGPWRAAQQFVQSLEQQGLLPMVQQAKILLYGSLAKTGVGHGTDIAILLGLSGDDPVTFEVDQVTPKIAHIKSSHQLILGGVLPVSFYADDDLLFLFNESLPYHPNAVTFQAFLNNGKAISETYYSIGGGFVVKDGASGQTRAEVDLPFPIDTASELLHWCMKTGLRISEVVAENELAWRSEQETRTGVLNIFRVLKECIYRGCHTTGQLPGGLNVARRAAKLNARLIGNNKYNNYEEWVAAIRNTGDGFKNTLDWVSCFALAVNEENASFGRVVTAPTNGAAGVIPAVLQYYIAFCEGDTEQKVINFLFTASEIGSIFKKGATISAAMGGCQAEIGVSSAMAAAALTECMGGTQRQVLMAAEIAMEHHLGLTCDPIGGLVQVPCIERNTMGAIKAITASQLALQSNPEKAKVSLDAVVKTMWHTALDMNSKYKETSDGGLAINIPISLPEC